In Persicobacter psychrovividus, the genomic window CATTGGTTCAGGTAGGAATTCGAGATTTTTGTGAGGATGAAGTAAAGCTCGTCGAGGCGTCTGATGGGCGGGTGGTCATGTTTACTGATGCTCAGCTAAAAAAAGGACATTTCCAAGGCATCAGTTGGCATCAGCAAGTGACGGAAATTGTGGAACGATTGCCTCAGCATGTTTATATTAGCTTTGATATTGATGGGCTCGATCCATCCCTTTGCCCAAATACGGGAACGCCTGTTGCAGGAGGTTTATCCTTCAATGAGGCGCTATACCTTTTGGAGCAGACTGTTCGTTCGGGTAGAACCATCATTGGTTTCGATCTTTCAGAAGTAGGTGATGATCCCTGGGACGCCAATGTGGGGGCACGAATTTTATATCGTTTATCAAATTTAATGGGCGTTTCTCAAAATCAATTAAGTTTTAACATTTAAATAATGTGACTATTCAGCCTTTAAATTTGCTTATCCTGTTTTTTTGAAAGTTTCGCACGATTTTCCCTTTTAATATTTTTGTACCAAGGCGTATCGCTTCAAAATGTACGCCTAATGTTGAACAGATAGATTTTTATTGTGATTTTTGACCGTCTAAAAGCGCATTCATTTTTAGTGATATTCAGTATGCTCAGCCTACTGATGGTGATTTTTCCCGTGGCGCCCTTCTCTGCGCATACGGGTAAAGAGCCCATTGACTATGAAAAGGAATACCTGACCCCTTCTTTGGAAAATGTGATTTCGGAAGGAAAAGATTTCAAAAAGATGAACGCTTATATTGAGCGGTGGATGCGCCGTTGGGATATTGTGGGGGCATCGGTTGCGGTGATGAAACATAATAAATTGGTGTATGCCAAGGGGTTTGGATATACCGATACTTCGCATACTTTAGAAGTCAATCCCACCCATCTTTTTCGCATTGCTTCTGTTTCTAAATTGGTAACAGGTATTGCGATTATGCGCCTGGTAGAATCTGGTATTCTTGATCTTGATAAGCCTGTTTTTGGCACCGACGGCTACCTGCAAGGGCCTATTTATAATTCTTTCAGGGATTCACGAACACGCCGTATCACCTGTCGGGAACTTTTGTATCATCAAGGAGGCTTTACGGCAAAGCTTGGCGACCCTCTTTTCGAAGGGCCTGAACTTGCAAAATCCCAGGGTTGGACATTGCCCGTTCCAACCGACAGTTTGATTTCCTTCACGCTGAAAAAGCGCCGATTACGCTTCACTCCGGGACGAGGCTATGAATACAGCAACTTCGGTTACCTGATATTATCAAGGGTTATTGAATCGGTTACCGATATGAAGTATGAGGATTTTGTGCGCTGGAGTGTGCTTCAGCCTTTGGGGATTTCTGATATGGAGCTTGGCAAGGCTTTGCATAAAGACCGTAACCGCTTCGAAGTGGATTATTATGATTTTCCGAAGATGGACAAGCGGGAATCCAATTACGATTTTAATAAAGAAGCCTTGACAACCGCTGGTGCTTCGGGCTTGCCTCACCTTGAAGGTGCTGGAGGCTGGATTGCTTCCGCTTCGGATTTGGCAAGGATTGTCGCTGGCGCCAATGGGGTGCAGGACAGCCAGGTCCCGCCATTGCTTTCCAAATCCTCTGTTCACGAGATGGTCACGCCTCAGAATAAACTGAACCCCTCTTTAGTGATGGGCTGGCGAGCAGCTTCAGGGAAACACTGGTGGCGAACGGGTACTTTAGCAGGTACTTCAGCGATGGTTTCCCGTGAAAAGGATGGCACGGTATGGGTGATGATTCTCAATACTTCAACCTATAAACGAAACCATATGCCTACCCAAATTCGGAATGCCATGCGTTATGGAATGGCCTTGGTGCCTCATTGGCCCGAACGCGATTTGTTTGACCGCTATTTAAATGGTGGCCGATACCTCAAACATGCCCAAGTGCCTGCTATCGATCCAATTGCACTTGAAGATGATTGAGTTGCCCGTAAATAAGCTGCTGAATATCCATAGTCATCGGGAGGCTTCGACTTCTGAATTTACCATAATGAATCATTGCTATGGGGAGGATTTTCGCTCAGATATTGGCTCTGTAGGTTTTCATCCTTTGCAATTTCAGCAAACGCCCAAACCATCCTTACAACTTTCTGCATTCGACGACCCCCGGGTGCTTATGATAGGGGAGTGTGGTATTGATTATCGGTACGAGGTTGATGTGAAAACTCAGACGCTAATTTTTGAAGAGCAACTTGATATTGCTAAACAGTTGAGAAAGCCCGTGGTTATTCATCAGGTAAAAGCGTATGCTGATTTGCTTCGCTTGCGCAAGCAACGCCCCTCATCATTAAAAATGGTTATTCATGGTTTCAGAGGAAAAAAAATATTGGCCGATCAGTTGATTCAGGCGGGTTTTTACCTTTCTTTTGGGGCGCATTTACTGGAGACTGATCAATTACAGCAGACCTTCGGAGAACTGCCTATTGATCGCTTGTTTCTGGAAACCGATGAATCGGAAGCTCCGCTGGTCAAAATTTATCAGACGGCAGCCGACCTCAGTGGTAAGTCGCTCGATGAGCTTCGCCTTCAGTTGTGGCAAAACTTTAAGGATCTATATCCATAATTGACTCAAACAAAATCCCTATAATAATTCGCTATGGATAATGCATGGTTAGAACGTGCCGAGTTAATGCTCGGCGATGAGAAATTAAAAATGTTGGCCAATAGCCACGTCCTGATTGTTGGGCTCGGTGGTGTTGGTGGCTTCGCGACAGAATGTATTGCGCGGGCAGGAGTGGGCAAGATGACGATCGTTGATGGCGATACGGTGGACTTGTCCAATAAAAATCGACAGTTGGTTGCTTTAGATAGCACGGTGGGTAAAGAAAAGGCTACTGTGCTTGGCGAACGACTGTTGGACATCAATCCTTATTTGGAGCTGACGGTGGTAAATCAATACCTGACTGATGTTGAGATTCAGGAATTGCTTGACCGTGACCAATATGATTATGTGATGGACTGTATAGATACCCTGACACCAAAAATATTCCTGATTTCCAACTGTTTGCAACGTAAGTTACCTTTAGTTTCAGCGATGGGTGCAGGAGGGAAAATGGATCCAAGTAAATTGACGGTCGCTGATATCTCGAAATCCTACAATTGTAAGCTGGCAAGAATGCTTCGCAAAAGATTGCATAAAATGGGGATTCGTAAAGGCTTTAAAGTAGTGTTTTCTCCTGAAGATATCGACACTTCAAAGGTTCACGAGGTAGATGGGCTCATGCACAAGAAATCGGTTATCGGTACCATTTCCTACATGCCACCGATGTTAGGAGGGATGGTCGCTTCTGTAGTGATTAGGTCGCTATTGGGCGAAAAAGTTTAGTGCTGTAGCACTGTTGTCCACAGATTATTGAGATTAGATATTTAGGGAGCAACCACCAAAGTCCTTTTTATTTATTGTGAAAAGATGATATTGAGGTGTTTAAAGTGTGCTTGTTGTCTTCAATTACATCCCTTTAATCTGTGGATAAAAAATTAAAAAACAATTGAAAATTGTCGGGCGATTAAGTCCATGCGATGATAGAACGGTCTTTTGTTATCTCCTTGAAATAGCCGTACAATTCGGCCGATAGAAATGAAATAGCATTTCGCTATTCAGTGATCTGATCACAAAACAGACTTATACGACCGTCCTTCTCAGGTACGTTTAAAGGTGAAAATCCCCAACACACCTTGGTCGTCTTCGGCCTCACCCACAATTAATTTGTCCGACATGATTCGCCCCCGCCACTTATCAAGCTGGTAGTCGTCTACTTCACCTTCGATAATTTCATAGGAGGTCGCACTGAGCTGTAGAAAGCTAATTTCCCCTTCCTGTATTTTTCCTTCTACCAATAATTTCACACGGAAAGTTTCCGCATCTTCGCTTTGTTCAGTCGCCAATAGGGTGCCCGTGATTTCTCCCGCCTGATCTGTTAAAACTAAATGCCCTTTAGAAGTCCCATAGCCAAAATCTTCATGATAGTGCCATTCGCCTGTTAAATTGATTTCATCCATGAAGCAAAAATGGCTATTCACGCTTTATTTTGCTACCAATAAATCAAATTATTTGCGATCAAATAAAGTATTTAACCGATTTAGATGGCTTTGATTTTTACTCAGTAAAGTGAATGGAAATATTGTTGCATATTAAATTTTATACACTATATTTCGAAATATTTTAATGGTATGGTCATAATGGCCGTTTTTAGTCATTATTTTAGATTTATTTTATTTAAGTGATTTCATTTTTACTGATTCATCTTTCTTATTTGTTCTTTTCAAAGGGTAAGTGTCTTGGTTAGTTTAGTGTTATGAAGAATAAATACATTGATTTGGTGGATCAAACTTTTGATTTCCCAAATGAAGCATTCGATGTGAATGAGCAAGGAGAACTTTCCTTCGAGGGAATTGAATTGTCTGATTTGATCAAACAATATGGTACTCCATTGCGCTTTTCCTACCTTCCGAATATTTCGCGCAATATCAAGCGGGCAAAAAAGTGGTTTAATGTAGCCATGGCGAAGGTGGATTATCAGGCCTCTTATAATTATTGTTACTGTACCAAAAGCTCACACTTTTCTTTTATTGTTGAGGAGGCGCTCAAAAATAATATCCACCTCGAGACTTCCTCTGCCTTTGATATCAATATTGTAGAAAATCTGATTGAGCGAGGGCTGCTCAGCAAGGAGAATTACATCATTTGTAATGGGTTTAAAAAAGAGCAATATGTGGAGAATATTGCCAATTTAATCAACAGTGGTTATCATAATACCTTTCCGATACTGGATAACTATCGTGAACTGGACGCCCTAACGGAATTGGTGGACGATGATAAAACGATCAATCTTGGCATTCGAATCGCTTCTGAAGAGGAGCCTAAATTTGAATTCTATACTTCGAGATTGGGGATAGGGTATAAAAATATCGTTCCCTTTTATAAAAAGAAGATTCAGGAAAATCCGCGATTGAAATTGCGCATGTTGCACTTCTTCATCAATACGGGTATCCGCGATACGGGGTATTACTGGAACGAATTGCGGAAGTGTTTGAAGGTTTATCGTGAACTGAAAAAGATCTGCCCTGAATTGGATTGTCTTAATATTGGTGGGGGCTTCCCTGTATCCACTTCGTTAAGCTTCAACTTCGATTATGAATATATGGCGGAGGAAATTATCGGCCTGATAAAAGTAATGTGTGAAGAAGATCAGATTGATGAACCTCATATTTTTACAGAATTTGGTTCTTTTACTGTGGGTGAAAGTGGTGGTATGATTTATTCGATCCTCAATCAGAAAAAACAAAATGATCGGGAGTCGTGGAATATGATTGACAGTTCTTTCATGACGACGCTTCCTGATGTTTGGGCGATCAGTCGAAGGTTTATTATGTTGCCGATCAATCGCTGGAATGATCCCTACGAGCGAGTATTACTGGGCGGAATGACCTGTGATTCGGATGATTATTATAATTCTGAACAACATGCCAACGCGATTTTCTTGCCTGAATACAATCGTGACGAACCGTTATACATTGGTTTTTTTCATACTGGAGCGTATCAGGAGACCATTGGTGGTTTCGGAGGCCTACAGCATTGTTTGATTCCGCAGCCTAAACACGTCATTATCGATCGTGATCAGGATGGAGAAATTACAACCAAATTGTTCTCCAAAGAGCAAAGCCACAAAGCCATGATGAAAATTTTAGGCTACTGATAGGTCAGTTCAATAGGGATTGCCCTTATGAGTCGGCTGAAAAAATTAAGATAAAAAAAGGTGATGGGTCATTTTTATAAATGGCCAATCACCTTTTTTTCATTGCAGCCCTATTGTTGTTGATATGCCTTAATAGAAGCGGAAATAGCTGTTTTACTATCGCGGAAGGAAAGCCCTTCTCCCTTTATTTTTTCGTTGCTGAGGCGTAAATCCCTGATGCCGGCCCTTTTTTCCCTTAGCAAATTGTCTGCATCAAAGTTAAGCTCCCGCAGAATGTATTCCGTGATTTCATATCGGCTTACGTTATTTTCACTGCCGAAATGATAAATGCCATAGGGGATGGTTTCAATATGGTCCAAGTGGCTCATCAGTTCACCAACTTCAGTCAGCCCTCTGTATTCATTTTTGGAAGCGCTGATTAAAGTTTCTTCCTTTCCCGCAACAATGCTATCCCATAAAATATTCGGATTTACCTTAGGGAATTCTTTGGTCGGGAGCCCATAAACCCAGGTAAGGCGCAGAATCCAGGCAGTCGGACAATGTTTGAGCACCTCCGTTTCTGCCATTAGTTTGGTAGTGCCATAATAGGTGTTGGGAATCGGCGTACTGCTTTCGGTATAGGGCCCCGCTTCTGAATTTCCATTAAACACCTGCTCGGTACTGAAAAAGACCATTTTCGCTTGATGTGCTTTGCAGGCTTTGGCGATTTCAGTGGTGGCATCGACATTGATTTTTTTAGCCAATAATTGATTTTGCTCGCAGCCTTCTGTAGACGACATGCCCGCAAGGTGAAAAACCAATGTGGGTTGGTGTAATTCAAAATATTGCCGAATAGCGTCACTGTCTGAAATGTCCAAACTTTTTCGGTTTGGCGCAAGAACGGTTAAGCCGCTTTGCTGATATCTTTGGGCAAGCCTTGAGGCGATAAAGCCACTGCCGCCTGTAATTAAAATAGTGTGTGTTGTATTCATGTTCGATCGATTGTGCTTCAGGTATAACGATTTTTCTGATTATTCATCCCAAAATTAATCGCCCTAATTTACGGTTTTGATTTCAAAAGCAAGGGATGATCAGCCTTTGTGCGTTTTTATCGATGGATATTGCCCCGAAATAAGCTGTTTTTTATCATTCCTTGCGCAGAGATTTTATCATGCTAAATATTATCCTTTACTTTGTGACTTATGATTAAAAGCAGGAATTTTCTTCGCCTGACATCAGGGAATTTATCTTTGGGTTTTAGAATTACATTGGCGACGGTTTTCCCCGTATTTTGGGGATATTTTACAAACAATTGGGGGGTGGCGGTCCCTTGGGCACTTGGTGCTTTGGCTTTGGGCCTTTCAGATTCTCCAGGAGTTTTGAAGGATCGGCTCATTTGGCTGTTGCGTAATTTGGCCTTGCTCTCAATTACGATTTTTATAACTGGTTTATTTACCCAATCCTATTGGCTGTTAGTGGTCTGGATGGTTTTCGGTGCTTTTCTGTGGGCAATGGTAGCTGTTTTTGGAAACCGATTTGCCGTTATGGGTAACGCCATGCTGATTGGTGCTTGTTATATTATGGCCACGCAAAAAGACTTTGCGGGAACGGTACACTGGACCGAATGGATGAGCATTGGCGGTTTTGGGTATATCTTGGTTTCTTTGTTTCTGGGTCGGGTGGGCCGATATAAAGGAGCGGAGGAAAGTCTTCGGAATGCTTTCATTAGCCTGTCTAAATTTACCTTGTTAAGAAGCACACAATTTACGGCAGATCCTGCGGCCGACCATCTGATTTTAGCGCAGAGGGTGAAGGTGATTGAAGATTTGGCCACCTGTCGGACAGAGCTTTTTGATCGTCGAAAAGGCCTGAAAGGAGGGACCAAAAGGGCCCGCAAGTTAGGGATGATTGTATGGCATATGGTGGACACTTTTGAGATGTTGTCGGCATCACATACTGACCTTCAGCAACTGCAAAAAGATTTAGGCGAGTCTGATATCATCTGTAAAATTCATAAAATCCTTAAATGTTATGGGCAGGAATTGCAGCGGATGTCCGAATCGTTGCCTGTAGGTGCGGTGCATACCACGCATCATGATCAGCAGGAACATTTAAATTACCTTGATATTGAAATTCAACAGGTAAAAGAGCTTTCCCTGGATCATTTTCCTGTGGCCTCTTTTACAGCGCTGAAGAATATTATGCGTAACCTGACGGAGATTAACTGGCGGTTGAACCGCATGACAAAAATCAGTCAGGGAGATATTTCCCTTGAAAAGGAAGAAATTGATTTCAAGGTTTTTGCGAGTGAATACAATCATCAGGAGCGTATTTTATCAGAGCTGAATATTCGATCTCCATTTTATCGTCATGCCATTCGTCTGTCTTTGGCCATTTTACTGTCGATGGCGATTGGTCACTTTTTAGGTATGGAGCAAGTTTATTGGATTGTCCTGACGGTGATTGTCATCATGAAACCCAATTTTTCAGAAACCAAAAAACGAACTTTTGAACGTTTCCTCGGGACCGTGCTGGGCTGCGGAATTGCGTCAGTAATTTTGTTTTTCTTTCAGGGAAATGCCGTTGTAATGCTTTTTTTCCTGACTTTACTGTCGCTTTTATCCTTCTTCTGGCTGGGCAAAAATTATGGTTTTGGGGTGCTGTTCCTGACGCCCTTTGTATTGGTGTTGTTCTCTTTTATCGACACACAGGCCATTCATTTGGTGGGTATCCGTTTTTATGATACCGTGTTGGGATCGGTGATTGCCTTTCTGTTAAATTATTTGTTTCTGCCTAATTTTCAACGGCTTTCAATTATTGACCATGTGCAGCACAGCATTTTGACGATGAGGAAGTATCTTGAAAGTGTATCTTCTTATTTCACGGAAGAGGAAGCGAAAAGACTGAATTATAAAATTGATCGTAAGTCGGCACATTTGGCACAGAGTCAGCTTAATGTTTCCTTTAATCAGATGCTGACTGAACCAAAATCCAAGCAAATTTATGGGGAAGAAATTTATGCGATGGTCATTCAATCGGCCAATTTAATGACTTCCATTGCCACCCTTTCAATTTATGCAGAGCGGATGGGAAATAAATATGCCGAGGATTTAGGGTTGGCTGAAGTAAGGCGGCTGGTACTGCGTGCTTTTGATGATGCCTTGCTGATTTTGAAAGGCTGGAAAAAGTATGAGGATGACCGTCAGGTAGATCAGGTTTTTGAGCAAATGGCCGAAGGCCTGAAATGTGTGGAAGAAATTCGTATGCGAGAAATGAAAGCGGGTGAATGGAGTTCTCCAAATCAGGAAAAGTTGGCTGATTTACAATTGCTGAACGATCAGTGGGGGTCAATTTACCGTCAGGCGGTAGAAATCAAGAAAAAAAGCCAGGCACTTTCTGAAAGTTAAAAATAAGAGGCTAAGGCAATCGTATTTTTTGCAAGTAGTAAAGAAGGTTTAACGCAACCTTAGCCTCTTTTATCAATATTGTTATTTTTCGGCGATTTTACAACATCTTAGCCCACAAATAGAATCCCGCCACCATCATAAAGTGGCCCATTGTACAGGGCTTGCCATTGAATATCGTGTTTTTTCAGGTAAGCCAATAGTGGTCGGTAGCATTCATGGTGCCTCGGATCTCCTATAAAATAAAGCGTGCCCCGCCAATATCCCATCGTCCCACCGATGAAACCATAAGGATACGGCGGAAGGAGAATTTGTTGAGGAGGCACCAGGCAATGCGAAAGTTGCCGTTGCTTCAGCACCTTGGCAATTCCACCATCCGAAGTGATTAAATGTTTCCCCACGCCAAACACAGAACACCTTGTATATGCTTGAGGTAATGCTGTAAAAGGTAAAGCGGCAGTTTTTTCGAGGATGGTTTTACTGGTAAATCCCACTTTGTGATAAAGGGTATGCTGGTGAAACAACACATTATAATAAGTGCTTTCGCTTAAACTTTCGCCAATTTCTTCTTCGCCAAGCTCAAAAGGGATTTCATGGGCGGTGAAATGGTCGATGTATTTTTGTGGTGTATTTGGGGCAATAATCCATTCTTGATTTATACTGGCGAAGAAAATATCCGGGTGCCCTGAAATCGCCGCATAGGTTAATCCTTGGGTCAGGAATGGAATCGTTGGCATTATTTTTTGTAAAGCCTCGATGGCCTCCTTTGGAGCACGGGCATCAATTAGTGCAAATGGCTTTATCATTCTTATAATATTGGTTATTATTGCTTGATCAACCTGAAATTTAAATTTATGAAAAAGTTGTGGCTTATCGGTAGTTTTGGCCTGCTACTGTTCATTTCTGTCGGTACCTTATATTTTGATAATTTATCCAACGACTCCCGCCCAAAGCAGCAAACTGCCATTTCCATTCAGGAAAGATCAGACCTGAGTCAGTACCTCCATGACTTTAAGATTGATGAACAGGGATTTGTGGTCGATGCTGATAGTGAGGGAGCATATTTTTCCCTGGATGAAAAGGATGCGGTAGTGACCGTAATTGTAGATTACTATTTAAACCAAGGATTTGAGCTGCAAAGTAAAAAAGGGACGCAGGACGGCAATACTTACCTGGTACCATTGCAGAGCCCATTAAAAGGGCAGCGCGGAATTTTAGTCAAAAGGTATTTAGGAAGCTATAAAGTTCGCATACAATAGGGTTTGGGGCTGATCAATGCCGATAGGTGAGGTTAAATTTTAAGATTTTCTTACAACTGCCCCTTCTCATGGTTACCTTTTTATTTCATGATTAGTGCCACTGTTTTCAGCAATGTATCATTCTCATCATGAAAACGTGATGTTTGTCTAAAAAATTACAAGCTATTTACTCCTTTTTTGTACCCAAATTTTAATTTTTCAGCGATTTAACTTGATCATTTATAGTTAATTTCAGCCAACTATCTATTCCGTATTGGACGTTGTGATTCAGTGAAGGGAGGGTGTTAATCCTCAGTAGTAATCACAAAATATAGAACAATGCGAAATTATCTTGGCCTATTGCTGGTTTCATTTCTGAGCTTTTCATGTGAAGAAGGATGGACGGATTTTCAGAATTATGATATTGATGTTGAAGGATCTAAAACTTATGCTGTTCCAATAGGAAATACCTCCTTTAAATTTGAGGATGTATGGGCTTATTCAGATGCGGACAGTTCGAGTAATTTTGAGTTGGTTTCGACCACGGAAGGGTATGAATTGCATAATACGGTCGAGATTGATTTGTCGGAACTGTTTTCTTTCGACCCTGTAACGCAGCAGGAAAATTTTGCGGTGAGCCCAATAGCGAATACGGAAGAAGAATATGTACTTCAACTGCAATCTACAGACGGAATCATTGCGGAAATGGATCAGGTTTCTCTTTCAGGAGGGCAGGTTGATTTCAGTTTCAGCCATTCTCAGATGAATGATCTATCGGCCACACTGACCATCTATGCGGCCGTGCCCGAGGTTATTAATTTGTCGGCGCAAGATTTGTCCGATGGAATTTCGATCAGCTTGGCAGGCTTCCAATTTAACGGTGTGCCCAATGAAACGGGCTTCCCAGTGAAGGTAAAGCTTGAAATCAATACCGAAAATTTGGCAACCAATACGTTGCCTGAAAATATGCAGGTCGATGCTTCCTTATCCGCCTTGGCGATCAATAGCTTCACGGGAAAAGTAAAGGATTTCAGCCAAAACATTGCTTCAGTTATTCCTTCGCCGATGGTGCCTGATTTTGACCATTCCAATTTTGTGTGGGGTGACGGAACCGTTAGCCTCAGCCTGAATAACCCTACGGCATTGCCTATCAGTGCAACTTGTGCGATTTCCAACGGTGCAGCGCAACTGTCTCCATCACCAGCTTTTACACACATTGCTCAGAGTGAAAGTTTATATAGCCTTCAAAGCACCAACAGTAATTTATTGGAGGTCATGAATGCCTCAACAGAGGACATTAACATTATGCTTGCAGTGGATGCACAAGGGAACTCTGGCGGAACATTCACTTGGTCAGCGACTAATCCCATCAGCCTAACGGCGACTTTTGTGATTCCGATGTTGGTGAAATTTCAAGAGGTGAATTTTGAATATGTGACTGCGATCGATACGGATATTTTTCAGGGTGAAGGTTTATCGACAGGCCTGCTGACGATTTCTGGCTTCAGTGATTTGCCGATGGGTGTAAAACTCGAAGTTGATTTCTTAAATGGCTCGGAGGCTTTTGCGGCTGCTCCTGCGGATTTTTGGATCGTTGAAGCTGTAGCAGACAGTATCGATACTTACATCTACCTCGACGAAACAGCCATGGATGAATTTCTTGCGGCAGATAAAGTGCGTTTCAATTTCACTTTTGATACGGAATATATTTCGCCTGACTTTGCAAGGTTCACAAGCGATCAGCATATGGAATTTGATCTCGGACTGATGACTGAAGTTACCCCTCCTTCCAACTAACTTTTACTCCTATGAAAATCATTTACGCCTTTTTGCTGTCCTGTTGTATGGTGTTCCATGCACAGGCACAGTTTCAGAAAACCCTTTATCAGTTTGCTTCAGAGGATCTGGTGGCGACCCACTCAATGAATCCTGCCTTTAAAGCCAAGGGAAGTTTTATTTTAGGGCTTCCGGGCATTTCACAAAATACACTGAATTTCTCTGCGCCAACTACTTTGGGAAATTTGTTTATGCTTGAAAATGGAAAGCGAAACCTTTCGCTGGGGACGGCAGTGAAGAATTTGCCACAGGTATCGACAACCTATGCGTCTTCACAGTTGAATATCCTGTCTTTGGGAGGTGGTGATGAAAAGAATATGTTTATGATGTCGTTGGATGTTCGGGGTTTCACCAAGCAAAAAATGTCACGGGACTTTCTTGACTTGGCGATCAATGGAAATAGCAGTTCGATCAGTATTCAGGATGTTTTGGAAGGAAAGCGGCTGACAGATCAGGAAAAGTACCTATACGCCGAAACTTACAGTCACTTTTTTGGGCAGTTGTCATTAAGCGATAGCAGAAAACTTTCCGATCGTGTACGCCTCGGGCTGCGTGTGAAGTTCCTGTGGGGAATGGGGTACATGTCCTCAAGTCCGATTGAAGGGACTTACCGTATGGATGGGCAAAGTTTCAATTCTTCTATTGATTTTGAAGCGGCTAATGTAAATATGTCGGGGGTGGTTGATCCACTCATCTTTTTGGAAGAGCAGAAAATGGAGAATAAAAAGATGCAGGGGAATTTCGGTGGAGCGATTGATATCGGGACACAGGTGAAGATCACCGATCGTTGGGAAGCGAGTTTTTTTGTGCAGGATATTGGGGCGATCAACTGGAACTTGAATGGGCAGTCGGTTAAAATTGAAAAAGGCTATTATGAAATCAATGCACAGGAAATCAGCCTAACAGGTGGAATAGATGGAGACAGTCAGCTTGCTGATTTTGACCTTCAAACATTTATGGAGGAAGAGGTGAAGATGGATACGCTTCAAAACCAAAAATTTGTAGAGTGGTTGCCTGCCAAGGCTTATTTGGGAACGCGCTACAGGGTCGGTGAAAAACATTATTTTGGCGCTACTTTCATGGGGCAGTGGTTTCAGAATGAATTCAACTATGCCATGACGGCTTCTTACGATTTAAGGGTCGGCAAAATGCTATCAACGATTGTTTCTTACTCTTATTCTCCGCAACAAACTATGGCTGTTGGTGGTGGGGTAAGGCTGAATTTGGGACCATTGCAGGTATATGCTGTTACCGATGATTTTACTGGGCTGATCAAGCCATCCACTCTTCAGAATGTAAATATTACCACCGGGGCGGTATTTACTTTCGGCAGGAAACACAAGGCCAAAGTTGAGGCGGAGACGACAGCAGAATAGGAAATGTAGGCAAACTTGAGTTTGATAACGAATCCTAATATTAAATTTGTATTTTCGATATAAGTGATTGATTATTTTTATTGAAGTCTGAGATTTAGTTTTTAATTTGCTATAGACACAATAAACATAAAACATGAAGAAGATAACTTTAAATAACGGCATTGAAATTCCCGTAGTTGGTTTGGGAACTTGGAAATCTACTGATGACGAGGTCCATAATGCCGTAGTTCACGCATTACAGAATGGCTACACACATATTGATACCGCTGCAGTTTATGGTAATGAAGAGGAAGTCGGTAAGGCATGGAAAGCCAGTGGCGTAAAGCGTGAGGA contains:
- a CDS encoding serine hydrolase domain-containing protein, with protein sequence MLSLLMVIFPVAPFSAHTGKEPIDYEKEYLTPSLENVISEGKDFKKMNAYIERWMRRWDIVGASVAVMKHNKLVYAKGFGYTDTSHTLEVNPTHLFRIASVSKLVTGIAIMRLVESGILDLDKPVFGTDGYLQGPIYNSFRDSRTRRITCRELLYHQGGFTAKLGDPLFEGPELAKSQGWTLPVPTDSLISFTLKKRRLRFTPGRGYEYSNFGYLILSRVIESVTDMKYEDFVRWSVLQPLGISDMELGKALHKDRNRFEVDYYDFPKMDKRESNYDFNKEALTTAGASGLPHLEGAGGWIASASDLARIVAGANGVQDSQVPPLLSKSSVHEMVTPQNKLNPSLVMGWRAASGKHWWRTGTLAGTSAMVSREKDGTVWVMILNTSTYKRNHMPTQIRNAMRYGMALVPHWPERDLFDRYLNGGRYLKHAQVPAIDPIALEDD
- a CDS encoding TatD family hydrolase, giving the protein MPKCLLSIQLHLKMIELPVNKLLNIHSHREASTSEFTIMNHCYGEDFRSDIGSVGFHPLQFQQTPKPSLQLSAFDDPRVLMIGECGIDYRYEVDVKTQTLIFEEQLDIAKQLRKPVVIHQVKAYADLLRLRKQRPSSLKMVIHGFRGKKILADQLIQAGFYLSFGAHLLETDQLQQTFGELPIDRLFLETDESEAPLVKIYQTAADLSGKSLDELRLQLWQNFKDLYP
- a CDS encoding tRNA threonylcarbamoyladenosine dehydratase, translated to MDNAWLERAELMLGDEKLKMLANSHVLIVGLGGVGGFATECIARAGVGKMTIVDGDTVDLSNKNRQLVALDSTVGKEKATVLGERLLDINPYLELTVVNQYLTDVEIQELLDRDQYDYVMDCIDTLTPKIFLISNCLQRKLPLVSAMGAGGKMDPSKLTVADISKSYNCKLARMLRKRLHKMGIRKGFKVVFSPEDIDTSKVHEVDGLMHKKSVIGTISYMPPMLGGMVASVVIRSLLGEKV
- a CDS encoding arginine decarboxylase; the encoded protein is MKNKYIDLVDQTFDFPNEAFDVNEQGELSFEGIELSDLIKQYGTPLRFSYLPNISRNIKRAKKWFNVAMAKVDYQASYNYCYCTKSSHFSFIVEEALKNNIHLETSSAFDINIVENLIERGLLSKENYIICNGFKKEQYVENIANLINSGYHNTFPILDNYRELDALTELVDDDKTINLGIRIASEEEPKFEFYTSRLGIGYKNIVPFYKKKIQENPRLKLRMLHFFINTGIRDTGYYWNELRKCLKVYRELKKICPELDCLNIGGGFPVSTSLSFNFDYEYMAEEIIGLIKVMCEEDQIDEPHIFTEFGSFTVGESGGMIYSILNQKKQNDRESWNMIDSSFMTTLPDVWAISRRFIMLPINRWNDPYERVLLGGMTCDSDDYYNSEQHANAIFLPEYNRDEPLYIGFFHTGAYQETIGGFGGLQHCLIPQPKHVIIDRDQDGEITTKLFSKEQSHKAMMKILGY
- a CDS encoding SDR family oxidoreductase, whose product is MNTTHTILITGGSGFIASRLAQRYQQSGLTVLAPNRKSLDISDSDAIRQYFELHQPTLVFHLAGMSSTEGCEQNQLLAKKINVDATTEIAKACKAHQAKMVFFSTEQVFNGNSEAGPYTESSTPIPNTYYGTTKLMAETEVLKHCPTAWILRLTWVYGLPTKEFPKVNPNILWDSIVAGKEETLISASKNEYRGLTEVGELMSHLDHIETIPYGIYHFGSENNVSRYEITEYILRELNFDADNLLREKRAGIRDLRLSNEKIKGEGLSFRDSKTAISASIKAYQQQ